Proteins from one Bacteroides sp. genomic window:
- a CDS encoding 1-deoxy-D-xylulose-5-phosphate reductoisomerase, whose product MNGSQKKRMAILGSTGSIGCQALEVIRSFPERFQVEVLTAQNNASRLIKQAIEFQPNAVVIGNGRFYPRVKEALEPYPVKVFTGASALKEVTEFEDIDMVLTAMVGIAGLEPTMAAIQAGKQIALANKETLVVAGSLITRLAREKGVNIYPIDSEHSAIFQCLAGEFHNPVEQIYLTASGGPFLGKKRDFLATVKKEQALKHPNWNMGCKITIDSASLMNKGLEVIEAKWLFGLKPDQIKVIVHPQSIIHSLVQFTDGSMKAQMGLPDMKLPILYAMAYPERLQTSFPRFDFLQSPGLTFEAPDTESFPNLLLAYQALGKGGNMPCILNAANEIAVAAFLRDQVGFLEMSEIIESCMQKIDFINEPNLQDFIHTDNETRKLALSLIEK is encoded by the coding sequence ATGAACGGCTCCCAAAAAAAAAGGATGGCAATACTGGGCTCAACAGGCTCCATCGGCTGTCAAGCCCTGGAGGTGATCCGTTCCTTTCCCGAACGATTTCAGGTCGAAGTTCTGACGGCCCAAAACAACGCCTCACGTCTTATCAAACAGGCCATCGAGTTCCAGCCCAATGCCGTTGTCATTGGAAACGGGCGATTTTACCCCCGGGTCAAGGAAGCCCTTGAGCCATACCCTGTCAAAGTATTCACAGGAGCCAGTGCACTGAAAGAAGTTACTGAATTCGAAGACATTGATATGGTCCTTACGGCTATGGTAGGCATCGCAGGCCTCGAACCTACAATGGCAGCCATCCAGGCCGGCAAACAAATTGCCCTGGCCAACAAGGAGACCCTGGTGGTGGCTGGAAGCCTGATCACTCGCCTGGCACGTGAGAAAGGCGTGAATATCTACCCTATCGATTCGGAGCACTCGGCCATCTTCCAATGCCTGGCAGGCGAATTCCATAACCCGGTGGAACAAATTTACCTTACGGCCAGTGGAGGGCCCTTCCTGGGGAAAAAACGGGACTTCCTCGCTACTGTAAAAAAAGAACAAGCCCTCAAACACCCCAACTGGAACATGGGATGCAAGATTACCATCGACTCGGCATCCTTAATGAACAAAGGCCTTGAGGTGATAGAAGCCAAATGGCTTTTCGGGCTCAAACCCGATCAGATCAAGGTGATTGTGCACCCGCAATCCATCATTCACTCCCTGGTACAGTTCACTGATGGCTCTATGAAAGCTCAGATGGGGCTGCCCGATATGAAGCTTCCCATTTTATATGCCATGGCTTATCCGGAAAGGCTACAGACCAGCTTCCCAAGGTTCGACTTTTTGCAATCCCCCGGGCTGACCTTTGAAGCCCCTGACACAGAAAGTTTTCCCAATCTGCTGTTGGCCTACCAGGCCCTTGGGAAAGGCGGAAATATGCCCTGTATTCTCAATGCCGCCAATGAAATAGCTGTGGCTGCTTTCCTCAGGGATCAGGTGGGATTCCTTGAAATGTCTGAAATTATTGAATCCTGTATGCAAAAAATTGACTTCATAAATGAACCAAACCTGCAGGATTTCATTCATACTGATAACGAAACCCGAAAACTTGCACTTTCACTCATAGAAAAATAA
- the rseP gene encoding RIP metalloprotease RseP codes for MEILIKTLQFFLSLSILVIIHEMGHYFAARFFKVRVEKFYLFFNPWFSIFRFRRGETEYGMGWLPLGGYVKISGMIDESMDREQMKQPPKPYEFRSKPAWQRLIIMLGGVTFNILLAILIYIVMLYSHGEEYLPAENVKYGIVADSLALDLGMQTGDKIIMLNGEKAEDFMEIPKEFIMGIVETVTVERNGELLTLDVPESFFGKLVQSKGGGFFSIRYPYIVESFLPNSAAEAAGVRPDDHIVGIGGNETWSFDEFRVAIANYRNQQTTIAVERQGERMEFPITISEDGTIGAYVKPMADLFDFETHTYSFFAAIPAGITKAYTTTVEYVKQLGLLFRPEVKAAENLGGFITIGNIFAPTWDWLHFWSITAFLSVILAVMNVLPIPALDGGHVMFLLYEVVSGRKPNEKFMEYAQMVGMILLLGLILFVNFNDVLRLFK; via the coding sequence ATGGAAATATTAATTAAAACCCTTCAATTCTTTCTCAGCCTCTCCATCCTGGTCATTATCCACGAAATGGGCCATTATTTTGCTGCCCGGTTTTTTAAGGTCAGAGTCGAGAAATTTTACCTCTTTTTCAACCCCTGGTTCTCGATTTTCAGGTTCAGGAGGGGAGAAACCGAATATGGCATGGGCTGGCTTCCCTTGGGTGGATACGTAAAAATCTCAGGTATGATCGACGAATCGATGGACCGCGAACAGATGAAGCAGCCCCCTAAGCCCTATGAGTTTCGTTCGAAGCCAGCCTGGCAGCGCCTGATCATCATGCTGGGCGGGGTCACCTTCAACATCCTCCTTGCTATTTTGATCTACATTGTCATGCTGTATTCACACGGCGAGGAATACCTCCCGGCCGAAAACGTAAAGTATGGCATCGTTGCCGATTCACTTGCCCTTGATTTGGGTATGCAAACCGGCGACAAGATCATTATGCTCAACGGCGAAAAAGCCGAAGATTTCATGGAAATCCCCAAGGAGTTCATCATGGGCATTGTAGAAACAGTTACCGTTGAACGAAATGGGGAATTACTAACCCTTGACGTGCCGGAAAGCTTTTTTGGGAAATTGGTGCAAAGCAAAGGAGGGGGTTTCTTTTCCATCAGGTACCCCTATATTGTTGAGTCATTCCTGCCCAATTCGGCCGCCGAGGCGGCCGGTGTCCGCCCCGACGACCACATCGTGGGCATCGGGGGTAACGAAACATGGTCTTTCGACGAGTTCAGGGTGGCTATTGCCAATTATCGCAACCAACAAACCACCATCGCTGTTGAACGCCAGGGCGAACGAATGGAGTTTCCCATCACGATCTCTGAAGATGGCACTATTGGTGCCTATGTCAAGCCCATGGCAGATCTGTTTGATTTCGAAACGCATACTTATTCCTTCTTTGCTGCCATTCCTGCAGGCATCACAAAGGCTTATACCACTACTGTCGAGTATGTAAAACAACTGGGATTGCTCTTCAGGCCAGAGGTGAAAGCGGCCGAAAACCTTGGTGGCTTCATTACCATTGGAAACATCTTTGCCCCAACCTGGGACTGGCTTCACTTCTGGTCAATAACCGCTTTCCTTTCGGTCATACTGGCCGTGATGAATGTGCTGCCCATTCCAGCGCTCGATGGCGGACACGTGATGTTCCTGCTTTACGAAGTGGTATCAGGCCGCAAACCAAATGAGAAATTTATGGAATATGCCCAGATGGTCGGAATGATCCTTTTGCTGGGTCTCATCCTTTTTGTAAATTTCAACGATGTTCTGCGACTGTTTAAATAG
- the iadA gene encoding beta-aspartyl-peptidase, which yields MLLFKGCEIFGPQSLGRKDVLVAGKSIVAISEDIQLSENLELIKVDCSGLKMIPGLIDNHVHIAGAGGEGGPASRTPQLQLSHMLEAGVTTVIGCMGTDGITRSLEAVLMKAKGLRQEGVSAWIYTGSYQVPTPTLLGDIAKDIALVDEIIGAGEIAISDHRSSCPTNEELRRIAAQARLGGMLGGKAGIVNIHMGDARKPFNPLYEVVQTSELKFSQFLPTHCNRNHYIFEDALEYGKKGYVDLTASSYRYFPDIEIKPSTAIRRLLEAGVPLEHITMSSDGMGSLPHFDENGKLVKLEMGLPRSIFEEMRDAVTQENIALENALKVVTSNVADILWLKNKGRIAPGKDADLVVIDNDFRIIHLVANGQLMIHDGSMLKKGSYEA from the coding sequence ATGTTGCTTTTCAAAGGATGTGAGATATTTGGTCCGCAATCCCTGGGCCGCAAAGATGTGCTCGTTGCCGGTAAAAGCATTGTTGCAATAAGCGAGGACATTCAGTTGTCCGAAAATCTGGAGCTTATCAAAGTGGATTGTTCCGGCCTGAAAATGATCCCCGGCCTGATCGATAACCATGTGCATATTGCCGGTGCCGGAGGCGAAGGGGGACCCGCCTCACGCACCCCGCAGCTGCAACTGAGCCATATGCTCGAGGCAGGCGTAACGACCGTGATCGGATGCATGGGTACCGATGGCATCACTCGCAGCCTCGAAGCGGTTTTGATGAAAGCCAAAGGACTTCGCCAGGAAGGCGTCAGCGCCTGGATCTATACCGGGTCTTACCAGGTACCCACCCCTACCCTTCTAGGCGACATTGCCAAGGACATCGCTTTGGTGGATGAGATTATTGGCGCGGGCGAGATCGCCATATCCGATCACCGCTCTTCCTGCCCCACCAACGAGGAACTGCGCCGCATCGCAGCCCAGGCACGCCTGGGTGGAATGCTCGGTGGAAAGGCAGGCATCGTCAACATCCATATGGGCGATGCCCGGAAGCCCTTTAACCCCCTATATGAGGTAGTTCAAACAAGTGAACTGAAATTTAGCCAGTTCCTGCCTACCCATTGCAACCGCAACCATTATATCTTTGAAGATGCCCTGGAATATGGGAAGAAAGGTTATGTAGATCTCACAGCCAGCTCTTACCGCTATTTTCCGGACATCGAGATAAAACCCTCCACAGCCATTCGTCGCCTGCTGGAAGCCGGCGTGCCCCTCGAACACATCACCATGAGCAGCGATGGGATGGGCTCGCTGCCTCACTTCGATGAAAACGGAAAGCTGGTGAAGCTGGAGATGGGCCTGCCACGATCCATCTTTGAAGAAATGCGTGATGCCGTCACGCAGGAAAATATTGCGCTGGAGAACGCACTGAAGGTTGTCACCAGCAATGTGGCCGATATCCTTTGGCTGAAAAATAAAGGCCGCATCGCCCCCGGAAAAGACGCCGACCTGGTGGTCATTGACAATGATTTCCGCATCATCCATCTCGTGGCCAATGGCCAGCTGATGATCCACGATGGGAGCATGTTGAAAAAAGGCAGCTACGAAGCGTAA
- a CDS encoding ribonuclease Z, producing the protein MQRKFQVHILGCSAATPTSLRHTTAQVLAYHNKYFLLDCGEGAQMQLRRLKLPMMKIEHIFISHLHGDHYLGLPGLLFSLHLLGRKKDLHIYAPPGIRQIIEIQFTHSELVPQYNIIYHDITRGETLVYEDRYLTVETMEMTHRIPSFGFLFREKSLKRNLRKESILQYDIPREQMDAIKDGADLQLPGGEKIPNERITTRPDKPRAYAFCSDTSYSEAFLHQIKGVDLMYHEATFLKDKAAIAAEKNHSTTLEAATLAKKAGVKQLLLGHYSARYNDLQMFTDEARQVFPKTLLAEEGRIFPVGEASD; encoded by the coding sequence ATGCAAAGAAAATTCCAGGTACATATTCTAGGCTGCTCTGCGGCAACGCCCACCTCGCTGCGGCATACCACTGCACAGGTACTGGCTTACCATAACAAATACTTCCTGCTCGATTGCGGCGAAGGAGCCCAAATGCAACTCAGGCGCCTCAAGCTACCCATGATGAAGATCGAGCACATCTTTATTAGCCACCTCCACGGCGATCATTACCTGGGCCTGCCCGGACTGCTGTTCTCACTTCACCTCCTGGGCCGGAAAAAAGACCTGCACATCTATGCCCCGCCTGGCATCCGGCAAATTATTGAAATACAGTTTACCCATTCTGAACTCGTTCCGCAATACAATATCATCTATCACGACATTACCCGTGGCGAAACCCTGGTTTATGAAGACCGCTACCTGACGGTGGAAACCATGGAAATGACCCATCGCATTCCTTCCTTCGGCTTCCTATTTAGGGAAAAATCATTAAAGCGCAACCTGCGCAAGGAAAGCATCCTTCAATACGACATTCCCCGCGAACAGATGGATGCCATCAAGGATGGTGCTGACCTGCAATTGCCAGGCGGAGAAAAAATTCCCAACGAAAGGATCACGACCCGGCCTGACAAGCCCCGGGCCTATGCCTTTTGCAGCGATACATCCTATTCCGAGGCCTTCCTGCACCAGATCAAAGGCGTTGACCTGATGTACCACGAAGCCACCTTCCTCAAGGATAAGGCAGCCATTGCCGCTGAGAAAAACCATTCAACCACCCTGGAGGCAGCTACTTTGGCCAAGAAGGCTGGTGTGAAGCAGTTGTTGCTGGGCCATTATTCAGCCCGCTACAATGATTTGCAGATGTTTACCGATGAGGCCAGACAGGTTTTTCCCAAGACCCTGCTGGCAGAAGAAGGAAGGATTTTCCCGGTGGGCGAAGCCAGCGACTAA
- a CDS encoding DUF5723 family protein, producing MINLKSFLVILSIFIAGYFLPVRNACAQEMAGLVSDRYAGINRGLINPAAILDSPNCVDVSLVTGNFSLQNNYFYFPKGVFSFKDLKNLGDTYFAQPGEYLEERLDTRLMNGYQHTRMQGPSFLFKYQGHAIGFVNGLRSVTSLRKVPGHVMNFNTQGLDYAPQQNIQYSENNPFSASSLSWAEIGLSYATAFASTQDNNWAAGITARYLMGYHALSLRAEDLVYEVNENRDVIFSRFNLTGMGSLPFDDLTNEQGAADNYVKGSGFSFDLGITFSSNSSMALEVLNNRPIPRGQGAEYRYRLGFSILDIGGLKMKENVRRFEFSELNLTWPDPRWENFDNVDQLIDDLEVNVNYGEIILRDGEPYWIYLPTAASLQFDYNLGNNLFAYLFWVQDLPLMRNRVSRPSQIGIVPRYETRWFSVALPVTLYDYQKPRLGLSMRLGFLTIGTEQPGGMLNINEMDGMDFYFSITWGIENCFRRNPYEKVNTVTCY from the coding sequence ATGATCAACCTGAAGAGTTTTTTGGTTATTCTGTCCATCTTCATTGCAGGCTATTTTTTACCGGTAAGAAATGCCTGTGCCCAGGAGATGGCCGGACTGGTATCTGACCGTTATGCCGGCATCAATCGCGGCCTGATCAACCCTGCTGCCATATTAGATTCGCCCAATTGCGTGGACGTAAGCCTGGTGACGGGGAATTTCAGCCTTCAGAATAATTATTTCTATTTTCCCAAAGGGGTATTTTCTTTTAAGGATTTGAAGAACCTGGGCGATACGTATTTTGCCCAACCCGGAGAATACCTTGAAGAAAGACTGGACACCAGGCTTATGAATGGCTATCAGCATACCCGAATGCAGGGACCTTCCTTCCTTTTTAAATATCAGGGCCACGCAATTGGTTTTGTGAATGGGTTGCGGAGTGTAACCTCCTTGCGAAAGGTTCCCGGACACGTGATGAACTTCAACACCCAGGGTTTGGATTATGCGCCTCAGCAAAACATCCAGTATTCGGAAAACAATCCTTTTTCGGCATCTTCCCTGAGCTGGGCCGAGATCGGGCTGAGTTATGCCACTGCTTTTGCCAGTACCCAGGACAACAACTGGGCTGCGGGCATTACCGCCCGTTATTTGATGGGTTACCACGCCCTAAGCCTTAGAGCCGAGGACCTGGTATATGAAGTCAACGAAAACAGGGATGTAATCTTTTCCAGGTTCAATTTAACGGGCATGGGCTCGCTTCCTTTCGACGATCTTACCAACGAGCAGGGCGCTGCTGACAATTATGTTAAAGGATCTGGGTTTTCCTTTGATCTTGGCATTACGTTCAGTTCGAACAGCTCCATGGCCCTTGAAGTGTTGAACAACCGTCCAATCCCCCGCGGGCAGGGAGCCGAGTACAGATACCGCCTGGGCTTCTCCATACTTGATATCGGCGGGTTGAAAATGAAGGAAAATGTCAGGCGGTTTGAGTTTTCTGAATTGAATCTAACCTGGCCAGATCCCCGCTGGGAGAATTTTGATAATGTGGACCAGCTGATTGATGACCTGGAAGTCAATGTCAACTATGGTGAGATCATCCTGCGCGACGGGGAACCCTACTGGATTTACCTGCCTACCGCAGCCAGTCTTCAGTTCGACTATAACCTTGGCAATAATCTTTTTGCCTACCTGTTTTGGGTGCAGGATTTGCCCCTGATGCGTAATCGCGTTTCGAGGCCTTCACAAATAGGCATTGTGCCCCGTTATGAAACCCGCTGGTTCTCCGTTGCATTGCCCGTGACCCTTTACGACTATCAAAAACCCCGACTGGGCTTATCCATGAGGCTGGGCTTCCTGACCATTGGTACCGAACAGCCGGGAGGGATGCTTAACATCAACGAAATGGACGGGATGGATTTCTACTTCTCCATTACCTGGGGGATAGAAAATTGCTTCAGGAGAAATCCTTACGAAAAAGTCAACACAGTTACTTGTTATTAA
- a CDS encoding L-lactate dehydrogenase: MKVGIIGSGMVGATSAYAIMLRKAASDIVLVDADPKRAVAEAQDIQHAVPFVHSTDVFAGGYEDLAGAKIVVIAAGASQKPGETRMALMQRNASIMRDIISKVVKYNPQPIFLIATNPVDVITHICVNIGREFNIPASRIIGTGTTLDTARFRTLLGNLTGVDSQHVHAYVLGEHGDSEVLVWSNIDIGGVSLGDFIASRNIKFYEHIKNEIDQGVRNAAYKIIEGKGSTYYGIGGAIARLVDVINRDNRAVITVSTFLEEVEGIKNLTLSLPHLIGGEGDMGLLPVRLNPEERLLLKQSANIIREKIAEYEQGLK; encoded by the coding sequence ATGAAAGTTGGAATAATAGGCAGTGGCATGGTAGGAGCCACCTCAGCCTACGCAATCATGCTTCGTAAGGCAGCCAGTGATATTGTTCTTGTGGATGCTGATCCTAAAAGGGCGGTTGCCGAAGCCCAGGATATTCAACATGCCGTTCCTTTTGTGCATTCGACGGATGTTTTCGCCGGGGGTTATGAAGATTTGGCCGGAGCAAAAATAGTGGTAATAGCGGCGGGCGCCAGCCAAAAGCCCGGCGAAACACGAATGGCCCTCATGCAGCGAAACGCCTCTATTATGCGGGATATTATATCAAAGGTGGTGAAGTATAATCCCCAGCCTATTTTCCTGATCGCCACCAACCCGGTGGATGTCATCACACATATTTGTGTGAATATTGGCAGGGAGTTCAATATTCCCGCTTCAAGGATTATTGGCACCGGTACTACGCTCGACACAGCCCGCTTCAGGACCCTTCTGGGCAACCTTACCGGGGTTGATTCGCAGCATGTGCATGCTTATGTGCTGGGAGAGCATGGCGACTCTGAAGTGCTTGTCTGGTCGAATATTGATATTGGCGGGGTTTCGCTCGGAGATTTCATTGCTTCAAGAAATATCAAATTTTATGAGCATATCAAAAATGAAATCGACCAGGGGGTTCGCAATGCGGCATACAAGATCATTGAAGGAAAAGGATCAACCTATTATGGCATAGGCGGTGCCATTGCAAGACTTGTCGATGTGATTAACCGCGATAACCGGGCGGTAATTACTGTTAGTACTTTTCTGGAAGAGGTTGAAGGCATAAAAAATTTAACACTCTCTTTGCCGCATTTGATCGGGGGAGAGGGTGATATGGGATTACTTCCTGTAAGGCTTAACCCGGAAGAAAGGCTGCTGCTGAAGCAAAGCGCCAACATCATTCGTGAGAAAATTGCTGAATACGAGCAGGGTTTGAAATAA